The window GCCGACGACGACGACGCCGTGCGCCGGCTGAGCCGCCGCAAGCACCGCGAGGCCAAACCCCTGGCCGTGATGGTGCGCGACCTCGCGGCCGCCCGGCGCCTGGCCGAGGTGGACGCCGCCGAGGCCGAGGCCCTCGCTTCGCCCGCCGCGCCCATCGTGCTGCTGACCGCGCGCCGCGACGCCCCGCTGGCCCGCCTCGTGGCGCCGGACCACCGCCGCGTGGGGCTCATGCTCCCGTCGACCCCGCTGCACCACCTGCTCGCCGACGCCCTCGCGGCCCGCGACGTGCCGGCCGTCGTCATGACCAGCGGCAACGCCAGCGACGAGCCCATCTGCCTGGACAACGCCGAGGCCCGCACGCGGCTGGCGGGCATCGCCGACGCCTGGCTGCTCCACGATCGTGACATCGTGCGGCGCGCCGACGACTCGGTGCTGCAGATGCTCGCCGACGGCCCCCTCTTCTTCCGCCGCAGCCGCGGCTACGCGCCCGTGCCGGTCTTCCTCGCGGGCGCCGCCGCCGCCGGGCCGGATGTCCTGGCCGTGGGCCCTCAGCTCAAGAACACGGTCTGCCTGGCCAGTGCCGACCGCGCATTCGTCAGCCCCCACGTGGGCGACCTGGGCGGCCTGGCCGCCGGCGGCTTCTTCGCCGAGACGGTCGCCACGCTGCAGGACGTGCTCGAGAAGCATCCGGACACCCTCGCCCACGACACCCATCCCGCCTACCACACCACCGGCTGGGTGCACGACCACGCGGGCGCGCGCGCGCGCATCGGCGTGCAGCACCACCACGCCCACCTGGCCGCGGTGCACGCCGAGCACGGTCTCGACGGGCCGGTGGTCGGCGTGATCCTCGACGGCACGGGCTACGGCGACGACAGCACCATCTGGGGCGGCGAGATCCTGGTCGGCGACCCGGGCGGCTTCGTGCGGGCGGCGCACCTGGAGCCCGTGCCCTTGCCGGGAGGCGACGCGGCGATCCGGGCGCCCTGGCGCGCGGCGGTGGCCTACCTGCGCCACGCCGTGGGCACGCCCCTGCCCGACCTGGCCTGGCTCGCGCGCCACGACACCGGGCCCGTGCTCGCCATGCTGGCCCAGGGACTCAATTCGCCCCCGACCAGCAGCTGCGGCCGCCTCTTCGACGCCGTCGCGGCCCTGACCGGACGCTGGGGCGACGTGCACTACGAGGCCCAGGCCGCCATCGAACTCATGGCCGCCACCGACGGCGCGGCGGTGGCGGCGGCGGCGCCCCTGTGCCCGCCCGAACCCCTGGCTGCGGGCGAGCCGGCCGTGATCCCGGTGGGCCCCATCGTCTGCGGCGCCCTGGCCGCGGTGCAGGCGGGGGCCGGCGTGGCCGAGCTCTCGGCCCGCTTCCACCGCACCCTGATCGACCTGTGGACCGACGCCGCCGCCACCGTGGCCCGGCGACGCGGCCTCGGCACCGTCGTCCTCGCCGGCGGGGTGTTCCAGAACGAACTGCTGCTCACGGGCGTGCGCGACGGGCTGCGGGCCCGGGGCCTGGACGTGCGGCGGCCGCTGCAGCTGCCCGCCAACGACGGGGCCGTCGCCCTGGGCCAGGCCGTGGTGGCCCGCACCCGCTGCTGACCGCGGCGGTGCGGGGTGCTACCATGACACCGTTCCTTCTTCGCGAACCCGGAGCCGTCCGCACATGAAACATCTGCAGGAATTCCGCGACCCGGCGCTGGCCCGCAAGCTGCTCGACGGGATCGCCGCGACGGTCACCCGCGATTGGGTGATCATGGAGATCTGCGGCGGCCAGACCCACGCCATCATGCGCCACGGCCTCGACCAGCTGCTGCCGCCGGAGATCACGCTCGTCCACGGCCCCGGCTGTCCCGTGTGCGTCACGCCGCTGGAGACCATCGACCGCGCCCTGGCCATCGCCGCCCGCCCCGAGGTGATCTTCACCAGCTTCGGCGACATGCTGCGCGTGCCCGGCAGCCGCGACGATCTCTTCCGGGTCAGGAGCCGCGGCGGCGACGTGCGCATGGTGTACTCGCCGCTCGAGGCGCTGAAGCTGGCCCGCGAGAACCCCGACCGCGAGGTCGTCTTCCTCGCCGTGGGCTTCGAGACCACCGCCCCGGGCAACGCCATGGCCGTCAAGCAGGCCGCCGCCGAGGGCCTGACCAACTTCAGCGAGATCGTCAGCCACGTGCTCGTGCCGCCGGCCATGGAGGCGATCCTCGGTTCGCCCGACAACCGGGTGCAGGGCTTCCTCGCCGCCGGCCACGTGTGCACGATCATGGGCTGGGAGGAGTACGTGCCCATCGCGGAGCGCTACGCGGTGCCCATCGTGCCCACGGGTTTCGAGCCGGTGGACATCCTCTCGGGCATCCTCAGCACGGTGCGCATGCTCGAGGCGGGAGAGCACGGCGTGCGCAACGACTACACGCGCGTGGTGCACCTCGGCGGCAACCCGGCGGCGCGGGCGGTGGTCGACGAGATCTTCACGGTGTGCGACCGCAAGTGGCGCGGCATCGGCACCATTCCCCGCAGCGGCCTGCGCCTGGCCGACGCCTACGCCGCCTGCGACGCCGAACGGAAGTTCGACGTGGGCGACATCCGCACCGAGGAGCCCTCCGTGTGCATCGCGGGCGAGATCCTGCAGGGGCTGAAGAAGCCGCACGAGTGCCCCGCCTTCGGTCGGGAGTGCACGCCCATGACGCCGCTGGGCGCGACGATGGTGTCCAGCGAGGGCGCCTGCGCCGCCTACCACCGCTACGCCCGGAGGGATCTCCTGTGAGCGCCGCCGACCGCCCCGACTTCGCCGGCATGAGCTGCCCCATGCCCCTGCTCGACCACGACACGGTGCAGCTCGCCCACGGCGCCGGGGGCCGGCTCTCCGCCGACCTCATCGACCGCCTGATCCTGCCGCGGTTCCGCAGCCCCGAGCTCGCGCGGCTCGAGGACCAGGCCGTGCTCGAACTGCCGCCCGGCCGCGTCGCCTTCTCCACCGACACCTTCGTGGTCGATCCGATCTTCTTCCCCGGCGGCGACATCGGCGACCTCGCCATCAACGGCACCGTGAACGACGTGGCCATGAGCGGGGCGCGGGTCGAGGCGCTGAGCGTGGGCTTCGTGCTCGAGGAGGGGTTCCCCCTGGCCGACTTCCACCGCGTGCTCTGCTCCATGGAGGCGGCCGCCCGGGCCGCGGGCGTGCGGGTCGTCACCGGCGATACGAAGGTCGTCGGCCGCGGCGGCTGCGACCGGATCTTCATCAACACGTCCGGCGTGGGCGTCATTCCCGACGGGGTCGCCCTTTCGGCGGCCGGCCTGCGCCCGGGCGACGCCGTGCTCGTCTCCGGTACGCTGGCCGACCACGGCATGGCCGTCATGACCGCCCGCGCGAACCTCGGCTTCCAGTCGACGGTGCGCAGCGACACGGCCGCCCTGAACGGCCTCGTCGCCGACCTGCTGCGGGCCTGCCCCGGCCTGCGCGCCCTGCGCGACCCCACCCGCGGCGGTCTCGCCACGACGCTCAACGAGTTCGCCCGCGCCAGCCGGGTCGGTATCACCCTCGACGAAGGCGCGGTGCCCGTGCGCCCGGACGTGCGCGGTGCCTGCGAGATCCTGGGCATCGATCCGCTCTACGTGGCCAACGAGGGCAAGCTGGTGGCCGTCGTCCCGGCCGACGGGGCCGACGCCGCCCTGGCCGCCTTGCGGGCCCATCCGGTCGGCGCGGCGGCGGCCATCGTCGGCGAGGTCGTGGCGGGGCATCCGGGCACGGTGGCGGTGCGCACCGCCCTCGGCGCCGAGCGCATCGTCGAGATGCCCGTGGGCGAGCAGCTGCCGCGGATCTGCTGACCCGGCGGCCTCAGGCCCGATCGGTCGCCGGCAGGACCTGCTGCAGGACGCGCAGCAGGGCTTCGGCGCGGAACGGCTTGGGCAGGATGGCGTCGTAGCGCTGGCCGGCGAAGCGTTCGGCCAGCTCGACCTCGGTCCAGCCGCTCATGATCACCACCGGCAGCTCCGGATGGTCGGCGCGGATGCGGCGCAGGCACTCCTCGCCGCCCATGGCGGGCATGACCACGTCCAGCAGCACGGCCAGGACCTCGTCGCCGCGGCGCGCCACCGTCGCGACAGCCTCGCGGCCGTTGGCCACCGTCACCACCCGGTAGCCGGCGAAGGCCAGGCCGGTGGCCGCGGCCCGGCACACGTCCGGCTCGTCGTCGACCACGAGCACGAAGCCCCCCTGGTCCGGCAGGGCCCCGGCCGGCGCCGGCGCCGGCGCCGAATCCCCGTCGCCGCCCGCCGCGGCATCGGGCGCGTACCGCCCGAGCGACGGGAAGAGGACGCGCACCGTCGTCCCCTGCCCGGGCACCGAGTCGATGAAGAGGGCCCCGCGGTGACCGCGCACGATGCCCTGGACCGCCGCCATGCCCAGCCCCCGGCCGACGAACTTCGTGCTGTAGAAGGGTTCGCAGATGCGGGCGCGGGTCGCTTCATCCATGCCGCAGCCGTTGTCGGTCACCTCGAGGAAGACGTACTCGCCCGGCCGGGCCGGCGCGCCGTCCGGGTGTTCGCCCGCCACGCTCGTGGCCAGCTCGGCGGCGGTGAAGATGCCCTGCCCCGACCGCAGGGTCACCTCGCCGGGTCCGTCGCCGACCGCCTCGGCCGCGTTCCGCACCAGGTTCAGGGCCACCTGGTGCAGCTGCGTCTCGTCGATGGTGGCCAGGTGCAGGCGCGGCGGATGGTCCTGGTGGAACTCGATCGACTTGGGCACCGCGCCCACGAGCAGGGGCGCCATCCCGGCGAGTTCCCCGGCGACGTCGATGTCGCGCATGGTCAGCTTCCCGCGCCCCGCGAAGGCGAGCATCTGGCGCGTGAGGTCGGCGGCCCGACCGGCCGCCCGCAGCATGTCCGCGAGGGCGGCGGCCGCCGAGTGGTCGGGCCCGGTCTCAGCCGCCGCGATCTCGCCGAAGCCGACGATCATCTGCAGCAGGTTGTTGAAATCGTGGGCGATGCCGCCGGCCATGACGCCCAGGCTCTCGAGCTTCTGCGACGCGAGCACCTTCTTCTCGAGGCCGCGCCGCTCCTCCTCGGCGTGCACCTGCGCCGTGATGTCGTAGATGAAGCCTTCGATGGCCACCAGTTCGCCGTCCCGGAAGTCGCCGCGGCCCTGCTCCCACACCCACTTCTCGTCGCCCCCGCGGGGCAGGATCCGGTAGGTCACCTGATAGCGCTCGTCGTGGTCGAGGCCGTCGCGCACCACCCGGGCCACGTGGTCCTGGTCCTCCGGCACGATCAGCGACGCGTACGACACGACGCGGTTGCCCACCAGGTCGTCGGCCTCGCATCCGGTCAGGTCGTGGCAGCCCTCGCTGCAGAAGTGCATGGTCCAGTCGTCGTCGTTGGCGCAGCGGAAGACCATGCCGGGCAGGTTGGCGAGGACCCCGCTCAGCTGCCGCTCGGTCTCGGCCAGACGCGCCTCGGCCCGCTTGCGCTCGGTCACGTTGCGCGCCACGAGCGTCAGGCGGCGGCCGGACCCGTTCGGCGCCGGTCCGCCGATCGCCGTGGTCTCGTAGTGGATGACCTCGCCGTCGGGGCCCTCGTAGAGGGTCTCGTAGCGGACCGGCTCCGCCGAACCGAGGGCCGTCCGCAGCAGCGGCTCGACCCTCGCGACGTCGTCCGGCGTGAGGAAGTCCAGGATGCTCCGGCCCAGGATATCGTCGAAGGCCAGGCCCGGACTCGGGTAGTTGGCGAAGCGGATGCGCAGGTCCGCGTCGAGATCGAGGATGTGGTCGGGGTTGGTCTGGGAGAGCAGGCGCCAGCGTTCCTCCGAGGCGGCGATCTCGTCCTTCTCGGCCTGCAGGCGCTGGAAGAACAGGGCGTAGGGTCGGGCCACCGCCAGCTCCACGAGGCCGAGGTAGAGCAGGTAGCGCGAGACGATCCGGATCAGGTGGCCCGCCATGTTCGTCAGGCCGTACGTGTCGTTGTAGGTGACGAAGGCGAGCTCCGCCACGGCGACCAGGGCGAGGGACCACGAGAGTCGGCGCCGCACCCCCGCGTCGGTGCCGCCCGAACGCCTGCGGAAGACGATCAGCGCCGCCACCAGCACGGCCACCAGCACGAACTCCGCGCCGACCTTGAATCCGGTGAGCCCCCGGCCGGCCACGAAACAGACGGGAAAGGCGTCGGAACCGAGCACCAGCGCCACGCCCGACACCGCCATGGCTCCGGTGATCGTCATGATGACCACCAGCGACCGGCGCCGGGCCGCCAGGAAGGCGAAGCCCAGCCACCCGACGGCCTCCACCGTGCGCGCGATGATCCAGAACTGGGTCGCGATGTTGGGGTCGTGGGGCTGACCGAAGACGTTGATGCCCTCGTACGACGCCGTGTGCAGCAGATCGACGGCGCCGGCGAGGAACAGGGCGAGCCCCAGGGTCAGGTAGGCATCGATGTCCTGGAAGCGGCGCGCGTTCCACAGCAGGAGCGTCACGCTCCAGGTGAGGCTGATCGAGGCGACCTCGACGAGGGTGTGGAAGGTCGGGTAGTTGTCGCGGCTGAGCAGGTAGAGCAGCGCGAGGACGCATCCGGCCGCCACGGCCTTCAGCAGCCGACCGACCGGCGTCTCCAGCGTCGGGCCCGCGTCCCTGAGTCCGAACCTTTGGGGCATGACCGCTCCGCAGGGTTCCGGGCGAGAACCGCGGACATCATACCATCGATCGCGACCGCCGTGCCACCCCGACGGCCGGTCGTCCTACCGCAGACCCGCCAGGGCCGCCCGCGCCTCCGCCGCGTTGGCGAAATCGGGATCGGCCCGCAAGGCCTCCTCGTAGTAGGCCCGGGCCGCCGGCACGTCGCCGGCGGCCGCCGCCACCTCGCCGAGATGGAACAGCACGATCGGGTGGCGGTCGAGCGCGCGGGCGGCCTGCTCCAGGGTCGCCCGGGCCGCTTCCTGATCGCCCCGCAGATGCTCGATCCAGCCCCGCGTGTCGAGGATCATGCCATTTTCCGGGTCGATCGCCAACGCTTCGCGCACGGTGGCCTCGGCCTCGTCGAGGCGACCCGCCCCGGCCAGGGCGTCGGCCAGGCCGTTGAGGGCCAAGGCGTTGTTCGGGTGCTGCTCCACGGCCAGGCGGCGCTGCGCCACGAGGATCTCGCCGCAATAGTCGGGGCCGGGCAGGTTCCCGCCCGAGGCCTCGGCCATGAAGAAGCGCACGTTGCCGTTGTCGCTGTCCAGGCACCAGGCCTGGTCGAGCTCGGGCCGCACGATGTGGAAGGCGTAGCGGCCGAGGTGACCGGCCACCTTCTGCTCGTGCGCGATGGCGGCCGACTCCGGCGTGGTCAGTCCGGTGAAGAAGGGCTGCGCCGCCGTCTGGAAGGCGGGCATCTGGCGCTGGGGCGGCAGCGGCCACAGCACCGACTGCTTGTCGAAGTAGTGCACGCCGTCGGTGTTCACGCGCGTCTCGCCGCCGATCATCACGTCCATCGTCTCGGGGCTCATCCAGAAGAAGCCCGCCACCCGCGGCACCGTGTCGATCTGGTAGTGGTCGGCCTTGAACCAGGCGGGCAGCTTGTCGAGCTTCGCCTGCAGGCGCGGCGCATCGATGGCCAGCGGCTCCGGCGTGGCCAGCAGGAAGGCCTGGTCCGACCCGTAGACGTACCAGACCGTCGCCGTGGGGAAGACCTTCCTGAACGTGTTCAGGTGGATCTGCATGAGCTCGCCGCGCATCGAGCCGAGCACGGGCACCCACTGGGCCCACACGCCGCCGGGCTTCAGGCGCTGCTTCACGGCGCGGTAGAACTCCTCGGTGTAGAGGATCCAGCTGTCGTAGGCGCGCGGATGGGTCGAGTCGGAGATGATGACGTCGTACTGCTTGTTGCAGGTGACGAGGTAGTTGCGGCCGTCGTCGTTGTGGAAGTGGAAGCGGTCCTTGTGGAAGACGTCGCCGTTGACGTCGGTGAAGAGGTCGTTGATGCCCTCGATGTCGGGATTCAGGTCGACCACGTCGAGCGACGCGATCTCGTCCGACGCAAGCACCGAGCCCGCGGTGATGCCGGCGCCGAAGGCGATGACCATGGCGTCCTTGGGGCCGTCCGACTCGTGCAGCAGCGGCGGCAGCACGCCCAGCAGCTTGAAGAGCTGCACGTGCCAGAAGCGGGTCGAGGCCTCCTCGACGCCGTTGAGGTACATGTCGCGGTAGTCCTGCAGCCTGGGGTCGAACTGGTCGAGCACGGTCACCGTCGCGGCGTGCCCCTCCTTGACCCACTTGATCTCGACCCGCTCCGCGGTCGTCGAGTCGGCCAGCTTGCCGGCGTACCGCTGCGTCATGTCGGGCAGGGCGAAGGCGGCGACCAGGCCGACGGCCAGGGCCACACCCACCGCCGGCGCCATCCCCCCGCGCGCCGGGCGCCGTCCCGCCAGGTTGGCCACGCCCACCAGCACCAGCAGAGCCGTCAGCAGCGCCAGCGTGCCCTGCAGCCCGATGTTCGGCACCAGGTAGTGGTTGGCGATGCCCGCGCCGAGCAGTCCGCCGGCCGTGTTCAGCGAATACAGGGTGGCCGCCTCCCGCGAGGCCGCCCCCTTGCCTTGCGGTTGCAGCATCCGGATGGCCAGGGGCAGCAGCGCCCCCATGAACACCACCGGCAGGATGAGCATGCCGAGCACCGGCAGCGGGCTCTGGGGCGCGGCGTCGGCGAACTTGGCGAAGCGGTCGTCGCTGAGGATCAGGTCGGACAGCAGCAGGTACGGTGTGACCATCAGCAGCAGGCCGGCCAGCACCGCCGACACGCCGAAGACCCGTCCGGCGCCCCGGCCCTGCAGCACGCCGAACAGCCAGGTGCCGAAGACCGCGCTGAAGCCGGTGCCCAGCAGGAACGCCGTCAGCACCAGCGGGAACACCGACACCGTGTTGCCGAGATAGAGGATGCTCACGCGGGTCAGCAGCACCTCGTAGGCCAGCGAGACGAAGCCGACGACGAAGGTGGCGGCGAAGAGGAAGCGACGCAGGTCGGGCGCGGAGCCCGGGATGGCCGTGGCCGCCGGCGCGGGGTCCGCCGCGTCCGCCGCGTCGGCCCGGGGTCGGCCCGCCACCAGGTGGGCCGCCAGCGCGCTGCCGGCCGCCACCAGGTAGGCGACGAAGGCCGTGTTGAGGGTGAACTGCACCCCGAACTCCTGCAGCAGGTGGTAGCCCGCCGCGAAGCAGCCGATGGCCGCGCCCAGGGTGTTCGTGCTGTAGAGGTAGCCCGTGCGCGCCGAGCGGCGCGTGGGCGAGTCGAGGGCCGCGCCCGCGATGATCGCGGGGAAGGTGGCGCCCATCAACGTCGCCGGCAGGAGCAGGGCCAGGGAGGTGACCAACAGCCGGATCGCCGTCAGGCCCTCGCGATTCTCCATGGTCCCGGCCAGCGAGGTGAACAGCGCCGTCAGGCCGTCGAAGAGCGCCGGCGACGCCAGCACGTACAGCCCGATCACCGTCTCGAGCAGCAGGTAGGGCACGAGATTCATCCGGCGCCCGGACACCCACCGGCCACCCAGCCAGCTGCCCAGGCCGAGGCCGCCCATGAAGACCATGATGATCATGGCCGCCGCGCTCAGCGAGTTGCCGACCACGACGATGAGCATCCGGTTCCACGTCACCTCGGCGACGAGGCTCGCGGCGCCCGATGCGAAGAAGGCCAGGAACAGGAGAGGGACGAAGACGGCATTGCGGATGCGGGTCGACATGGTGAGCACGGCTCCGGTTGCGGTTGAAAAGCCCTTTTCCCCACTATGATTTGACCAATATAGGTCATTGGATCCCGATATCCAGAAGTTGTTGCATAAAATAACAGCCGCGAAGAATCTCACGAAAGAAGGCCATGGCGTTGACCGGACCTGCGGCCTGAACTAGACTACCGCTCCCGATCGCCGCAACGACCGGACGATCCACCCCGCAGGACGCGGCGGACGGGGTTCAGGTCCCCGTTTTTTCCGCCTCGGCGTTTTTTTGCGCAGGAAAGTCGGGATTCGCCCTAACAACGACGACCGTGGACCTGTCTAGTCCGCAATGGCATCACATCGGCCGCCCTCCCGACGGGCGGGCCGGTGCGGCAACGGACCACCCGAGTTCCCGACTGCGAGTCCACCATGCGCATCGCGTTCGTCACCCAACCGCTCGACTCGGTCATGCCCCTGCGGCAGAACTCGATCGGGGTCGTGGTGCACAACACGGCGCGCTGCCTCGCCGCCGCCCACGACGTGACGATCATCGCCGGCTCCCGCTACAACCCTCCGTCCCTTGCTCCGGACGACAACATCAGGTACCACTTCGTCGGCGACGAGCCCGACACCCCGATCCTCGGCTTCCTGGAACACTTCCCCAACTGGATCCCCCAGGAGCGCGTGCTCGAGTCCCGCTTCTTCTACCGCATTTACGCCGAGCGCGTCGCGCGGCTGCTGGCCAAGGGGAACTACGACTGGGTCCACGTGGTGAACTACTCCCAGTTCCTGCCCGTGCTGCACCGCGCCGCCCCCCGCTCCCACTTCAACCTGGAGATGCACAGCTACTGGCTGAGCCAGTTCCCGGCCCGGGAGATCCGCCGGCGCCTGGCGGCGGCCGACCTCGTGACCTGCGTGAGCGACGACGTCGCCGAACAGGCGCGGGACGCCCATCCCGGCCTGACCGTCCCCATCGAGACGGTCCACAACGGCTGCGACGTCGAGCGCTTCGCCGCGGCCGCCGGCGACCGCGGCCCCGAGCGCCGGACCATCCTCTTCGTCGGCCGGATCTCGCCCGAGAAGGGCGTGCACGACCTGCTGGACGCCATGGAGAAGGTCCTCGCCGAGATCCCGGACGCCCGTCTGGTCCTGATCGGGCCCATGGCGACGCTGCCGCGCGGGTTCATCGTCGACATCAGCACCCAGGCCGGCGTGCGGAAACTGGCCGACTTCTACGACGGCACCGTCTGCACCGACTACGGGGCCTACCTGCGTGCCCGGGCCGCCCGATCGGCCCTCGCCGGCCGGGTCGAATTCGTCGAACCGGTGTCGACCTCGGAGCTGCCCGCGCGGTACGCCCAGGCGGACGTGCTCGTCAACCCGTCCTACAGCGAGACGTTCGGCCTGAGCCTGGTGGAAGGGATGTCCTCGGGCATGCCGGTGATCGGCACGGCCGTCGGCGGGGCGCCCGAGATCGTCGTGCCGGGCGAGACGGGCTTCCTCACCGAGCCCGGCGACGTGGACGGTCTGGCCGCCGCGATGCTGGCCTGCCTCGGGGACGCGGAGCTGTGCGACCGCCTGGGCCGGAATGGCCGGGAACGTGCGCGGCGCAAATTCACCTGGGAGCAGCGATCCGGGCGCCTGGTCGAGCTCTTCGCCGCCGCCGACCGCCTGGTCGACCACGGCTAGCCTGCTAGGCGCCCGTGGTCTCGGGCAGCTTGCGCGGCGCCCGCCAGCGGGCCGGCAGGAAGACCTGGCCGAAGCGGCTGTCGATGCCCCGCCCCGTGCCGTACCAGTCGGACGTGTCCACGTCCAGGGTGACGCAGTTCTCCAGCGAGTCGTAGGTCTGGCCCGCCGTCTTCAGCCACAGGGAGATGTGGTAGCGCCCCGGCATGGGGTTGAAGAGGTCGACGTCGAGGTCCATGGCGTAGCGGCCCGGCGCGATGTTGGTGATGGCGTCGCCGGCCATCCAGTTGTTGATCCCGCTGACGAGCGCCCCGAGATCGTTGGTCACGTTGACGCCCACGTGCAGGTCGGCGATGGTCTCGTGGACCCGGAAGTGGACCCGCATGGTCATGGCGTCGCCGCTGCGCACGATGTTCTTCAGGTCGCCGTCGGCGTCGAGGATCTCGAAGCCGGTGACGCGGGCCTGACCCGTGCCCCCCCGCGACTCGATGGCCTCGAGGTCGGCCTGGCCCTGGCTGGCCGTGGCGAAGGTCTCCATGTAGCGGCCGATCACCTCGCGCGGTTCGCCGTCGTCGACGACCTTGCCCCCGTCGATCCAGATCACCCGCGTGCAGAGCGACTCGATGGCCGCCATGTTGTGCGAGACGAAGAGCACGGTGCGGCCGCCCCGCTGCAGCTCGTCCATGGTCTGCAGGCACTTGCGCTGGAAGGCGGCGTCCCCCACGGCGAGCACCTCGTCCACGAGCAGCACGTCGGGCTCGAGGTGCGCCGCCACCGCGAAGCCCAGGCGCAGGCGCATGCCCGACGAATAGCGCTTGATGGGCGTGTCGACGAACTTCTCGACACCCGAGAAGGCCACGATCTGGTCGAGCTTGCGGTCGGTGTCCTTCTTGGACATGCCCATGATCGAGCCGTTGAGGTAGATGTTCTCGCGGCCGGTCAGCTCCTCGTGGAAGCCGGTGCCGACCTCGAGCATCGAGGAGAGCTTGCCCCGCACCTCGATGGAGCCGCGGGTCGGGTAGGTGATGCGGGAGAGGACCTTCAGCAGGGTGCTCTTGCCGGCCCCGTTGCGCCCGATGATGCCGACGATCTCGTTCTCGGCCACGGCGAAGTTCACGCCGCTCAGGGCGTAGAAGCTCTCGGCCGCCTGGTCGGCGCTGCGCCGGCGCACGGCGTTGATGATCGCCTCGCGCAGCATCGTGTGCTGGTTGTGCAGCTGACCGAGCTTGTACTGCTTCCAGAGATCCGTTACCGTGATCGCGTTCATCGGCCCCCGACCTTGTGCGTTCAACCGCAAGGTTCCGAGCAGGTTGGAATGCCTGCCGCCATGTCTTTTCAGTGGGATCGGCGCATATGGTACCAACTGAAGGGGGGAATGGCCACCGCCAACCCCTGTTGCACGTCGGCTACGCCAAGACCGGGTCCACCTGGCTGCAGAAGTCGGTGTTCGGCCGGCCGGACGGGCCGTTCCTGCTTCTGCCCCTCCTCGACGCCCTGGAGTACTTCGTCTTCCGCGACGACGCCGAGACCGCCCCCGGACGCATCGCGGCCGAGCTGGCCGGTTTCCGGACCCGTGCCGACGCCGCCGACGCCGTGCCGGTCGTCAGCCACGAGGTCCTCGTCGGCGACCAGACCCAGGGCCGCTACTGGGGCCACCAGGTCGCCCGCCGCCTCCAGGCGGTCTTCCCGGACGCCCGCGTGCTCATGGTCATCCGCGAGCAGACGGCCATGCTGGTCTCCTCGTACCGCCAGCACCTGCACGTGGGCGGCACCGAGACCCTGGCGGCGTTCTTCAGCCGCCAACCCGGCTTCGAGGCCACCTGCCGGCCCGATTTCCTGGCCTACGACCGCATGATCGCCTTCTACCAGGAGCTCTTCGGCCGCGACCGGGTGTGCGTGCTCCCCTTCGAACTGCTGGGCGCCGACCCCGCCGAATTCGCCCGCCGGGTGACCGGATTCGCCGGCGCGCGCACCGCGTCCGCGCCGAGCCCGAGCGTGGAGCACCCCGGCTTCGGGGCGGCCACCCTGCTCGTCCGCCGACGCCTGAACCGCCTCGCCGGCGGCTGGACCTACGCCGACGGACCCGAGCCCCCCGCCGGCTGGCGCCGCGCCGACCGCCTTTCGGTGTACCTGGACCGCCTCATCCCGACCCGCGTCCAGGCGGCCCGCAAGCGCGATCTGGCCCGGCAGGCGGCCGCCCTGGTGGGCGACCGCTTCGCCGCCAGCAACCGGCTCACCCGGGAATTGACGGGTC is drawn from bacterium and contains these coding sequences:
- a CDS encoding carbamoyltransferase HypF; this encodes ADDDDAVRRLSRRKHREAKPLAVMVRDLAAARRLAEVDAAEAEALASPAAPIVLLTARRDAPLARLVAPDHRRVGLMLPSTPLHHLLADALAARDVPAVVMTSGNASDEPICLDNAEARTRLAGIADAWLLHDRDIVRRADDSVLQMLADGPLFFRRSRGYAPVPVFLAGAAAAGPDVLAVGPQLKNTVCLASADRAFVSPHVGDLGGLAAGGFFAETVATLQDVLEKHPDTLAHDTHPAYHTTGWVHDHAGARARIGVQHHHAHLAAVHAEHGLDGPVVGVILDGTGYGDDSTIWGGEILVGDPGGFVRAAHLEPVPLPGGDAAIRAPWRAAVAYLRHAVGTPLPDLAWLARHDTGPVLAMLAQGLNSPPTSSCGRLFDAVAALTGRWGDVHYEAQAAIELMAATDGAAVAAAAPLCPPEPLAAGEPAVIPVGPIVCGALAAVQAGAGVAELSARFHRTLIDLWTDAAATVARRRGLGTVVLAGGVFQNELLLTGVRDGLRARGLDVRRPLQLPANDGAVALGQAVVARTRC
- the hypD gene encoding hydrogenase formation protein HypD; the encoded protein is MKHLQEFRDPALARKLLDGIAATVTRDWVIMEICGGQTHAIMRHGLDQLLPPEITLVHGPGCPVCVTPLETIDRALAIAARPEVIFTSFGDMLRVPGSRDDLFRVRSRGGDVRMVYSPLEALKLARENPDREVVFLAVGFETTAPGNAMAVKQAAAEGLTNFSEIVSHVLVPPAMEAILGSPDNRVQGFLAAGHVCTIMGWEEYVPIAERYAVPIVPTGFEPVDILSGILSTVRMLEAGEHGVRNDYTRVVHLGGNPAARAVVDEIFTVCDRKWRGIGTIPRSGLRLADAYAACDAERKFDVGDIRTEEPSVCIAGEILQGLKKPHECPAFGRECTPMTPLGATMVSSEGACAAYHRYARRDLL
- the hypE gene encoding hydrogenase expression/formation protein HypE, with product MSCPMPLLDHDTVQLAHGAGGRLSADLIDRLILPRFRSPELARLEDQAVLELPPGRVAFSTDTFVVDPIFFPGGDIGDLAINGTVNDVAMSGARVEALSVGFVLEEGFPLADFHRVLCSMEAAARAAGVRVVTGDTKVVGRGGCDRIFINTSGVGVIPDGVALSAAGLRPGDAVLVSGTLADHGMAVMTARANLGFQSTVRSDTAALNGLVADLLRACPGLRALRDPTRGGLATTLNEFARASRVGITLDEGAVPVRPDVRGACEILGIDPLYVANEGKLVAVVPADGADAALAALRAHPVGAAAAIVGEVVAGHPGTVAVRTALGAERIVEMPVGEQLPRIC
- a CDS encoding PAS domain S-box protein, with the translated sequence MPQRFGLRDAGPTLETPVGRLLKAVAAGCVLALLYLLSRDNYPTFHTLVEVASISLTWSVTLLLWNARRFQDIDAYLTLGLALFLAGAVDLLHTASYEGINVFGQPHDPNIATQFWIIARTVEAVGWLGFAFLAARRRSLVVIMTITGAMAVSGVALVLGSDAFPVCFVAGRGLTGFKVGAEFVLVAVLVAALIVFRRRSGGTDAGVRRRLSWSLALVAVAELAFVTYNDTYGLTNMAGHLIRIVSRYLLYLGLVELAVARPYALFFQRLQAEKDEIAASEERWRLLSQTNPDHILDLDADLRIRFANYPSPGLAFDDILGRSILDFLTPDDVARVEPLLRTALGSAEPVRYETLYEGPDGEVIHYETTAIGGPAPNGSGRRLTLVARNVTERKRAEARLAETERQLSGVLANLPGMVFRCANDDDWTMHFCSEGCHDLTGCEADDLVGNRVVSYASLIVPEDQDHVARVVRDGLDHDERYQVTYRILPRGGDEKWVWEQGRGDFRDGELVAIEGFIYDITAQVHAEEERRGLEKKVLASQKLESLGVMAGGIAHDFNNLLQMIVGFGEIAAAETGPDHSAAAALADMLRAAGRAADLTRQMLAFAGRGKLTMRDIDVAGELAGMAPLLVGAVPKSIEFHQDHPPRLHLATIDETQLHQVALNLVRNAAEAVGDGPGEVTLRSGQGIFTAAELATSVAGEHPDGAPARPGEYVFLEVTDNGCGMDEATRARICEPFYSTKFVGRGLGMAAVQGIVRGHRGALFIDSVPGQGTTVRVLFPSLGRYAPDAAAGGDGDSAPAPAPAGALPDQGGFVLVVDDEPDVCRAAATGLAFAGYRVVTVANGREAVATVARRGDEVLAVLLDVVMPAMGGEECLRRIRADHPELPVVIMSGWTEVELAERFAGQRYDAILPKPFRAEALLRVLQQVLPATDRA